From the Arvicola amphibius chromosome 2, mArvAmp1.2, whole genome shotgun sequence genome, one window contains:
- the LOC119808145 gene encoding chromatin target of PRMT1 protein-like isoform X2: MAAQFGPKVVLQGTTKMSLNERFSRMLENKQPMTVTIRASLQEQQRASARSRRLARQMENRPSVQPPVRLEQRLAKRRDIQASLGRPRGAPDRGAVGGRGLPKHQRGFPRGGGRQRGGHATRRLPRGAWSLQGRSPLLRGRGGNGGRGLPVKGRERGRGALPRPGPTKEQLDKELDEYMSNVKGPLDSESDADMAQTDPETHD, encoded by the exons ATGGCCGCACAGTTTGGGCCGAAAGTGGTGCTACAAGGAACCACCAAGATGTCTCTAAATGAGCGCTTTTCTAGGATGCTGGAGAACAAACAGCCCATGACAGTGACTATTCGGGCTTCGCTGCAGGAGCAGCAGCGAGCCAGTGCCAGAAGCAGAAGACTGGCCCGGCAGATGGAGAATAGACCCTCCGTCCAGCCCCCAGTAAGACTTGAGCAGCGCCTGGCTAAGAGGAGGGACATCCAGGCGTCTTTAGGCCGACCCAGAGGCGCCCCGGACAGGGGAGCGGTGGGAGGACGAGGCCTACCCAAACACCAGAGAGGCTTTCcccgaggaggaggaagacaacgTGGGGGCCATGCCACCAGAAGGCTGCCTAGGGGCGCGTGGTCGCTCCAAGGTCGAAGCCCGCTCCTCCGTG GTCGTGGTGGAAACGGGGGAAGAGGTCTGCCTGTGAAAGGTCGGGAAAGAGGCAGAGGTGCCCTCCCTCGCCCTGGACCGACCAAGGAGCAGCTGGACAAAGAACTGGATGAGTACATGTCCAACGTTAAAGGACCCCTGGACTCCGAGTCGGACGCCGACATGGCACAGACAGATCCTGAAACCCATGACTGA
- the LOC119808145 gene encoding chromatin target of PRMT1 protein-like isoform X1, with translation MAAQFGPKVVLQGTTKMSLNERFSRMLENKQPMTVTIRASLQEQQRASARSRRLARQMENRPSVQPPVRLEQRLAKRRDIQASLGRPRGAPDRGAVGGRGLPKHQRGFPRGGGRQRGGHATRRLPRGAWSLQGRSPLLRGDQDLAAPPMDSSRGALPGRGGNGGRGLPVKGRERGRGALPRPGPTKEQLDKELDEYMSNVKGPLDSESDADMAQTDPETHD, from the coding sequence ATGGCCGCACAGTTTGGGCCGAAAGTGGTGCTACAAGGAACCACCAAGATGTCTCTAAATGAGCGCTTTTCTAGGATGCTGGAGAACAAACAGCCCATGACAGTGACTATTCGGGCTTCGCTGCAGGAGCAGCAGCGAGCCAGTGCCAGAAGCAGAAGACTGGCCCGGCAGATGGAGAATAGACCCTCCGTCCAGCCCCCAGTAAGACTTGAGCAGCGCCTGGCTAAGAGGAGGGACATCCAGGCGTCTTTAGGCCGACCCAGAGGCGCCCCGGACAGGGGAGCGGTGGGAGGACGAGGCCTACCCAAACACCAGAGAGGCTTTCcccgaggaggaggaagacaacgTGGGGGCCATGCCACCAGAAGGCTGCCTAGGGGCGCGTGGTCGCTCCAAGGTCGAAGCCCGCTCCTCCGTGGTGATCAAGACTTAGCTGCCCCACCAATGGACTCAAGCAGAGGTGCTCTTCCAGGTCGTGGTGGAAACGGGGGAAGAGGTCTGCCTGTGAAAGGTCGGGAAAGAGGCAGAGGTGCCCTCCCTCGCCCTGGACCGACCAAGGAGCAGCTGGACAAAGAACTGGATGAGTACATGTCCAACGTTAAAGGACCCCTGGACTCCGAGTCGGACGCCGACATGGCACAGACAGATCCTGAAACCCATGACTGA